A genome region from Caloranaerobacter ferrireducens includes the following:
- a CDS encoding NAD(P)H-dependent glycerol-3-phosphate dehydrogenase — protein MTIGVLGGGSWGTALALLLANKGYHVDLWVRDIDQCNYMKEARENKKYLPNVKLSDNINVTNDIEEAVYRKNIILLAVPSHAVRETIKKFKTQLKEQPILVNVAKGIETDTLLRVSEIVKQELPTIEYTVISGPSHAEEVSRDIPTAVVAASTNKKTAEYIQEVFMTPRFRVYTNPDVIGVELGGALKNVIALGAGISDGLGYGDNTKAALMNRGIIEISRLGEKMGANKKTFAGLSGIGDLIVTCTSLHSRNRRAGIKIGQGASLEEAIKSVGMVVEGVRTTKAAYELSRKYNVKMPITEEIYGVLYEGKDVRYSVFNLMMRDKKHEMEEIVQETGFNW, from the coding sequence GAGATATAGATCAATGCAATTATATGAAAGAAGCTAGAGAAAATAAAAAGTATTTACCTAATGTTAAGCTGTCAGATAATATTAACGTTACTAATGATATAGAAGAAGCTGTTTATAGAAAAAATATAATTTTATTGGCTGTACCATCACATGCTGTTAGAGAGACAATCAAGAAATTTAAAACTCAATTGAAAGAACAGCCTATTTTAGTTAATGTAGCAAAAGGGATAGAAACAGATACTTTGCTTAGAGTTTCAGAGATTGTGAAACAAGAGTTGCCAACTATTGAGTACACTGTTATTTCAGGCCCTTCACATGCTGAAGAGGTTTCTAGAGATATACCGACAGCAGTAGTGGCTGCATCTACAAACAAAAAAACTGCTGAATATATTCAAGAAGTGTTTATGACTCCTAGGTTTAGGGTTTATACAAATCCTGATGTAATAGGTGTAGAACTTGGTGGAGCATTGAAAAATGTAATAGCTTTAGGAGCAGGTATATCAGATGGATTAGGATATGGAGATAATACTAAAGCGGCACTTATGAACAGAGGAATTATTGAAATTTCACGTTTAGGCGAAAAAATGGGAGCAAATAAAAAGACATTTGCTGGTCTTTCAGGAATAGGTGATTTGATTGTTACGTGTACGAGTCTTCATAGTAGAAATAGACGAGCAGGCATTAAAATTGGACAAGGAGCTAGTTTAGAGGAAGCAATTAAATCTGTAGGAATGGTAGTAGAAGGAGTAAGGACAACTAAGGCAGCATATGAACTATCTAGAAAATATAATGTAAAAATGCCGATAACGGAAGAAATTTATGGAGTGCTTTATGAAGGAAAAGATGTTAGATATTCTGTCTTTAATTTAATGATGAGAGATAAAAAACATGAGATGGAAGAAATTGTACAGGAAACGGGATTTAATTGGTAG